In Janthinobacterium sp. J1-1, a single genomic region encodes these proteins:
- a CDS encoding TonB-dependent receptor domain-containing protein, with protein MAFSQHAFAQQAAEPVEKIQRVEVTGSSIKRTEAEAAGSVQILTRDDIERTGETTALGILNSSSAVSTSIDSANSSSGSFATGSSGVGMRGLGKVATLVLVNGRRIAQYGLADGAQQNFTNLDAIPASAIDHIEILKDGASAIYGSDAIAGVINIILLKNFEGAKITANYKESDGFNDQRNRNVSGIVGYGDIDKDGFNTYLTYEAYKSDGFTTGDLKSHYPEWHRQTPGRSTWDALSSFSPTGNYYRSSTNIVAAPGCPTANIDPKDGLCKMDVLPYTGLATNAKRYALASNTHFRIGKDIDANFEITNAGASNDYIVAPFNVSNGSATTSSSTWYDAINGKMVGPFFYPKLPVGHAMNPYSVATEYRARMMDTGNGFNFNRTESDQTRVMLSLNGDIGNFDWKSAAGYMNSKATKATRAASAKGYTDAIVNGTYKFGQQNDPALLESMFPVRTTKGESKIAFIDATVSGEVAQLPAGPLSVAFGTDIRQEKYEMASSDNVLRGELVGIAGLQVKDKMDHYALFAEATIPVIKRVELNAALRADKSTNSDVHFSPKLGLRVNATDNLLLRATASGGFRAPNVVETGNGLGRSSFATSINDPKRCSTANTLNNLVQSNPNATTADKAQANSFRSGDCVGGVPTFVSSNKDLKPETSRSITAGFVFEPVKNWTVALDYYHIERKDEIGTRAVSDILRGEDSLAPGQLIRVDNTAADAQFLSLVKKYAPTNTVNFGNVGVIGLLYNPYVNSGRTRASGFDFDASGRFNTAIGQVRLKLEGTYQWKYQEFSVTDNAYDTNMAGTYDMGSRLRTKLRASLKSGAFDHGVTVNYASGYSNNSLSSPTYCVTNKVAAENMSACERVGSNTTFDYNLSYNGIKNTRISLYVDNLFEKDAPIQWRAGYADTFQMRRIGVTASYTFL; from the coding sequence TTGGCATTTTCGCAACATGCATTCGCACAACAAGCTGCAGAACCTGTAGAAAAAATCCAACGCGTCGAAGTCACCGGTAGTAGCATCAAGCGTACCGAAGCGGAAGCGGCTGGCTCGGTCCAGATCCTGACCCGCGATGACATCGAGCGTACCGGTGAAACCACCGCGCTGGGCATCCTCAATTCCTCGTCCGCCGTCAGCACCTCGATCGACTCGGCCAACAGCAGCTCGGGCAGCTTTGCCACGGGTTCGTCGGGCGTGGGCATGCGCGGCCTGGGCAAGGTCGCCACCCTGGTGCTGGTCAACGGCCGCCGTATTGCACAATATGGCCTGGCTGACGGGGCACAACAGAATTTCACCAACCTGGATGCGATTCCAGCTTCCGCCATCGACCACATCGAGATCCTGAAAGACGGCGCGTCGGCCATCTACGGTTCCGACGCCATCGCCGGCGTGATCAACATCATCCTGTTGAAAAACTTCGAAGGCGCGAAGATTACCGCCAACTACAAGGAATCGGACGGTTTCAACGATCAGCGCAACCGCAATGTGTCGGGTATCGTCGGTTACGGCGATATCGACAAGGACGGTTTCAATACCTACCTGACGTACGAAGCCTACAAGAGCGACGGCTTTACCACCGGCGACCTGAAGAGCCACTATCCGGAATGGCACCGCCAGACCCCGGGCCGTTCGACCTGGGATGCGCTGAGCTCGTTCTCGCCTACCGGTAACTACTACCGCAGCAGCACCAATATCGTCGCTGCGCCAGGCTGCCCGACCGCCAATATCGACCCGAAAGACGGCCTGTGCAAGATGGACGTCCTGCCGTACACCGGCCTGGCCACCAATGCCAAACGCTATGCGCTGGCCAGCAACACGCACTTCCGCATCGGCAAGGATATCGACGCCAACTTCGAGATCACCAATGCCGGCGCCAGCAACGACTACATCGTTGCGCCATTTAACGTCAGCAACGGCAGCGCCACCACCTCGTCGAGCACCTGGTATGACGCGATCAACGGCAAGATGGTTGGCCCGTTCTTCTATCCGAAGCTGCCAGTCGGCCATGCGATGAATCCTTACTCGGTCGCCACGGAATACCGTGCCCGCATGATGGACACCGGTAACGGCTTCAACTTCAACCGTACCGAATCCGACCAGACCCGCGTCATGCTGAGCCTGAACGGCGATATCGGCAACTTCGACTGGAAATCGGCTGCCGGCTACATGAACTCGAAAGCGACCAAGGCCACCCGTGCCGCGAGCGCCAAAGGTTACACCGACGCCATCGTCAACGGTACCTACAAGTTCGGCCAGCAAAATGATCCTGCGCTGCTCGAATCGATGTTCCCGGTCCGCACCACCAAGGGTGAATCGAAGATCGCTTTCATCGACGCGACCGTGTCCGGTGAAGTGGCGCAACTGCCTGCCGGTCCGCTGAGCGTGGCATTTGGTACCGATATCCGTCAGGAAAAGTATGAAATGGCCAGCTCGGACAACGTGCTGCGTGGCGAACTGGTCGGCATCGCCGGCCTGCAAGTCAAAGACAAGATGGATCACTACGCGCTGTTCGCCGAAGCGACCATCCCTGTCATCAAGCGCGTCGAGCTGAACGCTGCGTTACGTGCCGACAAATCGACCAACAGCGACGTGCACTTCTCGCCGAAACTGGGCTTGCGCGTGAACGCGACCGACAACTTGTTGTTGCGCGCTACCGCATCGGGTGGTTTCCGCGCACCAAACGTCGTGGAAACTGGTAACGGCCTGGGCCGTAGCTCGTTCGCGACCAGCATCAACGATCCAAAACGCTGCTCGACCGCCAATACGCTGAACAACCTGGTGCAAAGCAATCCGAATGCCACCACCGCCGACAAGGCGCAGGCCAACAGCTTCCGCAGCGGCGATTGCGTCGGTGGCGTGCCGACTTTCGTGTCGTCGAACAAGGACCTGAAACCGGAAACCTCGCGTTCGATCACGGCCGGCTTCGTGTTCGAGCCAGTAAAAAACTGGACCGTGGCACTGGACTACTACCATATCGAACGCAAGGACGAAATCGGTACCCGTGCGGTATCGGACATCCTGCGCGGCGAAGATAGTCTGGCACCAGGTCAGTTGATTCGTGTCGACAACACCGCTGCTGATGCGCAATTCCTGTCACTGGTGAAGAAATACGCTCCAACCAATACCGTCAACTTCGGTAACGTTGGCGTGATCGGTCTGTTGTACAACCCATACGTCAACAGCGGCCGTACCCGTGCTTCGGGCTTCGACTTTGATGCGTCGGGTCGCTTCAATACCGCCATCGGCCAGGTACGTCTGAAACTGGAAGGTACTTACCAGTGGAAATATCAGGAATTCAGCGTCACTGACAATGCCTATGACACCAATATGGCAGGTACCTATGACATGGGTTCGCGCCTGAGAACCAAGCTGCGCGCCAGCCTGAAATCGGGTGCCTTCGACCACGGCGTGACCGTCAACTACGCCAGCGGCTACAGCAACAACAGCCTGTCGTCGCCGACCTACTGCGTCACCAACAAGGTAGCCGCCGAAAACATGTCGGCTTGCGAACGCGTTGGCAGCAACACGACGTTCGACTACAACCTGTCGTACAACGGTATCAAAAATACCCGTATCAGCCTGTACGTGGACAACCTGTTCGAAAAAGATGCGCCGATTCAATGGCGTGCCGGCTACGCCGACACGTTCCAGATGCGTCGTATCGGCGTCACCGCCAGCTACACCTTCCTCTGA